In Dendropsophus ebraccatus isolate aDenEbr1 chromosome 14, aDenEbr1.pat, whole genome shotgun sequence, the following proteins share a genomic window:
- the LOC138772845 gene encoding lysosomal protective protein-like, whose translation MFPVLLCALLLAISPAEPAPEVDEIFGLPGLSNQPSFRQFSGFLSASSGKHLHYWFVECQEDPKSCPLVLWLNGGPGCSSLAGLLTEHGPFLIHPDSSTLKNNEYSWNKIANVLYLESPAGVGFSYSDDKNYVTGDTQTAEDHYTALKDFFRLYPEFTANDFYIAGESYGGFYVPSLAVEVMKDSSIHLRGFAIGNGVTDYTLDFNFLIYFGYYHGLMHIKTWSLLESTCCEKNVQRRGLSGRSFLSVRRYFQPQTEYL comes from the exons ATGTTTCCGGTCTTGCTTTGTGCCCTGTTGCTGGCTATATCTCCAGCAGAGCCCGCTCCCGAGGTAGATGAAATCTTCGGCCTCCCTGGTCTCAGTAACCAGCCCTCATTTCGCCAGTTTTCTGGATTTCTTAGTGCATCAAGTGGAAAACACCTCCATTATTG GTTTGTGGAGTGTCAGGAAGATCCCAAGTCTTGTCCTCTGGTCTTGTGGCTGAATGGAGgtcctggctgcagcagcctcgCTGGTTTACTGACTGAGCACGGACCCTTCCTG ATTCATCCAGACAGCAGCACCCTGAAGAACAATGAATATTCCTGGAATAAG ATTGCAAATGTTCTCTATCTGGAATCCCCTGCTGGAGTTGGATTTTCATATTCTGATGACAAAAATTATGTAACTGGTGATACACAG ACTGCTGAGGATCACTACACGGCACTGAAGGATTTTTTCCGCCTGTATCCTGAGTTCACCGCCAATGATTTTTACATAGCGGGGGAGAGTTATGGTGGCTTTTATGTCCCTTCTCTGGCAGTGGAAGTTATGAAGGACAGCAGTATACACCTGAGG GGCTTTGCTATAGGAAATGGGGTTACAGATTATACATTGGACTTTAACTTCCTGATATATTTTGGATATTACCACGGTCTGATGCATATAAA GACATGGTCACTTCTGGAGTCCACTTGCTGTGAGAAGAATGTCCAAAGACGAGGC